In one window of Longimicrobium sp. DNA:
- a CDS encoding DUF2442 domain-containing protein gives MTSSTIERHVEATSVRVTETELMVDLTDGRTVSVPLAWYPRLAHATPEERGRWRLIGRGEGVHWPDVDEDISIAGLLAGRPSGESQHSLQRWLDARNAQGAP, from the coding sequence ATGACTTCTTCAACGATTGAGCGTCACGTAGAGGCGACCAGCGTTCGGGTGACCGAAACCGAGCTGATGGTCGACCTCACGGACGGCCGCACGGTTTCCGTTCCTCTCGCCTGGTATCCGCGGCTCGCGCATGCTACGCCGGAGGAGCGTGGGCGCTGGCGGCTGATCGGACGAGGCGAGGGTGTGCACTGGCCCGACGTGGACGAAGACATCAGCATTGCCGGCCTGCTCGCGGGAAGGCCCTCCGGCGAGAGTCAGCATTCCCTGCAGCGCTGGCTCGACGCGCGCAATGCGCAGGGCGCGCCGTGA